One part of the Prochlorococcus marinus str. MIT 9313 genome encodes these proteins:
- a CDS encoding DUF1997 domain-containing protein — protein sequence MTRQPQAMPLAFQACQNLNLPVRQNTERLPAYLLEQDRVLAALLEWEKLTPLGEGRFSYAVTSLNVFQLQINPVVSLKVDNCDGKLSIRATDSELKGLDLVDDFDLGLEAIMEATPKGLEGEALLSVSVTPPALLKLIPKGVLKSTGQSILSGILLGIKTRVGQQLVKDFSQWCQETPIRSSETAINSKQLGEE from the coding sequence ATGACGCGTCAACCGCAAGCCATGCCTCTGGCTTTCCAAGCCTGCCAGAACCTCAATTTGCCGGTAAGGCAAAACACTGAGCGACTGCCTGCTTACCTGCTCGAGCAGGATAGGGTTCTGGCTGCTCTTCTGGAATGGGAAAAACTTACCCCACTAGGTGAGGGTCGCTTCAGCTACGCAGTGACCAGCCTGAACGTGTTTCAGCTGCAGATCAACCCAGTTGTCTCACTCAAAGTAGACAACTGTGACGGCAAACTCAGCATCCGCGCAACCGATAGCGAACTTAAAGGTCTAGATCTAGTGGATGACTTCGACCTCGGCCTGGAGGCCATCATGGAAGCCACCCCAAAGGGTCTTGAAGGGGAAGCTCTGCTATCTGTCAGCGTTACTCCACCAGCACTGCTGAAGCTGATCCCCAAAGGGGTGTTGAAAAGCACCGGTCAATCAATTCTCAGCGGCATCCTGCTTGGCATCAAAACCCGTGTTGGCCAACAACTTGTCAAGGATTTCAGCCAATGGTGCCAAGAGACACCCATACGCTCAAGTGAGACTGCCATTAACAGCAAACAGCTTGGTGAGGAATGA
- a CDS encoding ribonuclease HII, which yields MDPSAESIAGVDEVGRGCWFGPVFAGAVVLTEVAAVELLAEGLTDSKALTVRRRARLVPLIEDAATAWALGQASAREIDALGIRSATELAMLRALQRLPTPLELVLVDGVLPLRLWMGPQRTVVRGDSKCAAIAAASVLAKQARDGLIKRLASRFYGYGLERHVGYGTAIHRRALLDLGPTELHRRSFLTKLFAVNGSLT from the coding sequence ATGGACCCTTCGGCGGAATCCATCGCCGGAGTTGATGAGGTGGGTCGGGGCTGCTGGTTTGGTCCTGTGTTTGCAGGAGCGGTTGTCCTCACTGAAGTTGCGGCAGTCGAATTGTTAGCTGAGGGGTTAACAGATAGCAAAGCACTGACTGTTCGCCGCAGGGCTCGCTTAGTGCCGCTGATTGAGGATGCCGCGACGGCTTGGGCTCTTGGACAGGCCTCGGCTCGCGAAATTGATGCTCTAGGCATTCGCTCAGCGACGGAACTTGCCATGCTGAGGGCATTGCAGCGGCTACCTACACCGTTGGAGCTTGTCTTGGTTGATGGCGTGTTGCCATTGCGCCTCTGGATGGGGCCACAACGTACCGTGGTGCGCGGTGATAGCAAATGTGCGGCCATCGCTGCAGCCAGTGTGTTGGCCAAGCAGGCTCGTGATGGGCTGATCAAGCGGTTGGCTAGTCGCTTCTATGGCTACGGTTTGGAGCGACATGTTGGCTATGGAACGGCGATCCACCGGCGTGCCTTGTTGGATTTAGGCCCTACAGAGCTTCATCGTCGCTCATTCCTCACCAAGCTGTTTGCTGTTAATGGCAGTCTCACTTGA
- a CDS encoding Rne/Rng family ribonuclease yields the protein MPQQIVISEQLRIAALLTDERVDELIVAQGRYQIGDVYLGTVENVLPGIDAAFVNIGESEKNGFIHVTDLGPLRLKKGAAGITELLEPRQQVLVQVMKEPTGSKGPRLTGNLALPGRYLVLQPHGQGVNISRRINSEGERNRLRALGVLVKPPGAGLLIRTEADGISEDLLIDDLEVLLRQWEAIQQAADNALPPVLLNRDEDFIHRVLRDHVGPDLVRVVVNDAAAIERVSSFLGQEGPNVLVEAHNESTELLEHYRVNAAIRDALKPRVDLPSGGYVIIEPTEALTVIDVNSGSFTRSANARQTVLWTNCEAAIEIARQLKLRNIGGVIIIDFIDMESRRDQLQLLEHFTAAVRDDAARPQIAQLTELGLVELTRKRQGQNIYELFGRACPACGGLGHVAVLPGKDLLQPLAMATGLVRSAASARAEAQVPGEGGNGRRRRGGRIRSGAVEMPAHTPPSGVANGVESTTSVEPERQEPSGSSEGVIRRQEPELVAVPMNSGQEEVFAWLGLNPLLLIEPPPENDNFLVRVVRPGEDAESVLEEAREQLSASSNRRRRRGRGGARGAGRGAPEASVETPSSNGTEVVVQQAKVVAKNEPLSVQITPLEVDHSSSSASVETVSSISEPQESEPEDPRRRRRRSSAAG from the coding sequence ATGCCCCAGCAAATTGTCATCTCTGAGCAGCTGCGCATCGCAGCCTTGCTCACAGATGAGCGAGTCGATGAGTTGATCGTTGCTCAGGGTCGATACCAGATCGGAGATGTCTACCTCGGCACGGTCGAGAACGTTCTTCCGGGAATTGATGCCGCTTTTGTGAATATTGGGGAAAGTGAGAAAAATGGTTTTATCCATGTCACTGATCTGGGCCCTCTGCGTTTGAAGAAGGGTGCTGCAGGGATCACCGAGCTGCTGGAGCCCCGTCAGCAGGTGTTGGTTCAGGTGATGAAGGAGCCCACAGGGTCTAAGGGACCAAGGCTTACTGGCAACCTGGCGTTGCCTGGTCGCTACTTGGTGCTGCAGCCCCATGGCCAGGGGGTGAACATCTCTCGCCGGATTAATTCCGAAGGGGAACGCAATCGTTTGCGAGCACTTGGCGTACTAGTGAAGCCGCCGGGTGCTGGCCTGTTGATTCGCACCGAGGCCGATGGCATTAGTGAAGATCTGCTGATTGATGATCTGGAGGTTTTACTTAGGCAATGGGAAGCGATCCAGCAGGCGGCAGACAATGCTCTACCACCGGTACTGCTCAATCGCGATGAAGATTTCATTCATCGCGTTTTGAGAGATCACGTCGGTCCAGATCTTGTGAGAGTAGTGGTGAATGATGCCGCTGCCATTGAGCGTGTGAGCAGTTTCCTTGGCCAGGAAGGGCCAAATGTATTAGTTGAGGCCCATAACGAATCCACCGAACTTCTTGAGCATTACCGAGTAAATGCTGCCATCCGCGATGCTCTCAAGCCCAGGGTAGATCTGCCATCCGGTGGCTACGTGATCATTGAGCCGACGGAGGCACTCACTGTTATTGATGTCAATTCAGGCTCGTTCACTCGTTCGGCCAATGCTCGTCAGACGGTGCTCTGGACCAATTGTGAGGCAGCTATTGAGATTGCCCGCCAGCTGAAGCTTCGCAATATTGGCGGTGTGATCATCATCGACTTCATCGACATGGAGTCGCGCCGTGATCAGTTGCAGTTGCTGGAGCATTTCACAGCAGCCGTTCGCGATGATGCTGCTCGTCCTCAGATTGCCCAGTTGACTGAACTGGGGCTGGTGGAACTCACTCGTAAGCGTCAGGGGCAGAACATTTATGAATTGTTTGGCAGGGCTTGTCCTGCCTGTGGTGGTCTTGGCCATGTGGCGGTACTACCTGGCAAAGATCTGCTACAGCCACTTGCTATGGCGACTGGATTGGTGAGATCAGCAGCCTCTGCTCGAGCTGAAGCGCAGGTGCCAGGTGAGGGCGGGAATGGTCGCCGTAGGCGTGGTGGGCGCATTCGTTCTGGTGCGGTTGAGATGCCTGCACATACGCCTCCTTCTGGTGTGGCGAATGGAGTTGAGTCAACCACGTCTGTTGAACCTGAGAGACAAGAGCCTTCGGGCTCGTCTGAGGGTGTTATTCGTCGCCAGGAACCTGAATTGGTTGCTGTTCCAATGAATTCAGGGCAGGAGGAGGTTTTTGCTTGGCTTGGATTAAACCCTTTGCTTTTGATTGAGCCACCTCCAGAGAATGACAACTTTCTGGTTCGCGTGGTTCGGCCTGGAGAAGATGCTGAGTCTGTCCTTGAGGAGGCTCGTGAGCAGCTTTCAGCTAGTTCCAATCGGCGTCGGCGTCGGGGACGAGGTGGTGCTCGAGGGGCCGGCCGTGGCGCTCCGGAAGCCAGTGTCGAAACCCCTTCATCCAATGGCACAGAGGTCGTTGTCCAGCAAGCCAAGGTTGTCGCAAAGAATGAGCCTCTAAGTGTTCAAATCACTCCTCTTGAGGTTGATCATTCATCGAGTAGCGCTTCTGTAGAAACCGTTTCTTCAATTTCCGAGCCGCAGGAAAGTGAACCCGAGGATCCGCGCCGCCGCCGCCGTCGCTCCTCAGCTGCAGGCTGA
- a CDS encoding TIGR03960 family B12-binding radical SAM protein: protein MTVASPRLEPVDFDSLVNAGINRPARYMGHELGVEPRDWQASRVRWALSYPEIYEVGASNQGHIILYSILNAVPGQLCDRAYLPAQDLAQRLRDLRQPLFAVESRRPLQAFDILGFSLCYELGATNILEMLDLAEIPLLASDRGDQPLNDLAAPPLIFAGGPTATSNPEPYAAFFDFVALGDGEELLPEIGLVVADAKANGLSRSSLLQDLAQVPGVYVPSLYGQGPDGTSILPLEPAAPAKILRRVAKPMPHYAMGLVPHIETVHDRLKVEIRRGCTRGCRFCQPGMLTRPARDVDPEAVIEAVHNGMKRTGYSDFSLLSLSCSDYLALPAVGVELRNRLADQNVTLQLPSQRVDRFDDDIAHIVGGARQAALTFAPEAGSQRLRNVVNKGLTNADLLQGIRTAMQNGFRKVKLYFMIGLPSETDEDVLGIADTCQMLQEQCRDLGRLNLKITVSNFTPKPHTPFQWHSVSTQELQRRQQKLQKAFQALRGVKVNFTDVRLSAMEDFVGRGDRRLSSVIEAAWRAGGGMDAWFEALDRTYEAWVWAIAAAGLEGRYRDLELGSWGATSALNREDLSSFCAQSLPWDHIDTGIDKSWLAEDLQRALTATVVPDCSFEGCSSCGVCGSEMGHNEVVPPPPVPDRQLQKTPLTKRACRIRLRFAKTGSMALLSHLDVMRLLERALRRSGLPVSYSGGFHSLPRLQIALALPLGVEAFGEWMDLEFVEPVEAETMRQQLQATLPKGLSLLSAESVPVGGSSLSQLLVAASWRFDLAIESEKPSTWHQWQVAVEFLKEAHELLWHDIDKKGRPRQRDCRPALRELQLCNSCEEGGESLCLDAVQLRLEASIDSMGRSLKPVQVQHWLAEQMGEPLRMSGVQRQELKLLQC, encoded by the coding sequence ATGACCGTCGCCTCACCCCGTCTGGAGCCGGTGGATTTCGACAGCCTGGTCAATGCCGGGATCAATCGCCCTGCCCGTTACATGGGCCATGAGTTGGGGGTGGAGCCTCGTGATTGGCAGGCCTCTCGGGTGCGCTGGGCTCTCTCCTACCCGGAGATCTACGAGGTGGGCGCGAGCAATCAGGGCCACATCATTCTTTATTCGATTCTCAACGCAGTTCCAGGTCAGCTTTGTGACAGGGCCTATCTTCCCGCTCAGGACCTGGCCCAGCGCTTGCGGGATCTTCGGCAGCCTCTGTTCGCGGTGGAGAGTCGCCGTCCTCTCCAGGCCTTCGACATCCTTGGCTTCAGTCTCTGTTATGAGCTTGGAGCCACAAACATCCTTGAGATGCTTGATCTGGCAGAGATTCCTTTGTTGGCAAGCGATCGTGGTGATCAGCCCCTGAATGATTTAGCAGCACCACCATTGATCTTTGCTGGCGGACCAACGGCTACCAGTAACCCTGAGCCCTATGCCGCTTTTTTTGATTTTGTAGCCCTTGGCGATGGTGAAGAGCTGCTGCCTGAGATTGGTTTGGTAGTGGCTGACGCTAAGGCCAATGGACTGAGTCGCTCAAGCCTTTTGCAGGACTTAGCTCAGGTGCCTGGCGTTTACGTGCCGTCGCTTTACGGTCAAGGCCCTGATGGCACCTCCATCCTTCCTTTGGAGCCTGCTGCGCCGGCCAAGATTCTGCGACGGGTGGCCAAGCCGATGCCTCACTACGCCATGGGTTTGGTTCCACATATCGAAACGGTGCATGATCGACTCAAGGTGGAGATTCGTCGCGGTTGTACTCGTGGTTGTCGTTTTTGCCAGCCCGGCATGCTCACACGTCCAGCTCGGGATGTTGATCCGGAGGCGGTGATTGAAGCAGTGCACAATGGGATGAAGCGAACGGGATATAGCGATTTTTCATTGTTGTCGCTCAGTTGCAGCGATTACTTGGCTCTGCCAGCGGTTGGTGTGGAGTTGCGAAATCGTTTGGCTGATCAGAATGTGACCCTTCAGCTGCCCAGCCAACGGGTCGATCGCTTTGATGATGATATCGCTCACATCGTTGGCGGTGCTCGTCAGGCCGCTCTCACCTTCGCGCCGGAGGCTGGCAGTCAGCGCTTGAGGAACGTTGTCAATAAAGGTCTTACGAACGCCGACCTGCTGCAGGGGATCCGCACGGCGATGCAGAACGGCTTTCGCAAGGTCAAGCTCTACTTCATGATCGGATTGCCGAGCGAAACGGATGAGGATGTGCTTGGCATTGCCGATACCTGTCAGATGTTGCAGGAGCAGTGCAGGGATCTTGGGCGATTGAACCTGAAGATCACGGTTAGTAACTTCACTCCAAAGCCACATACGCCTTTTCAGTGGCACAGCGTATCTACGCAAGAACTGCAGCGACGTCAGCAAAAGCTGCAAAAGGCATTTCAGGCGCTCAGAGGCGTAAAGGTCAATTTCACTGATGTGCGCCTCTCCGCCATGGAGGACTTTGTCGGTCGCGGTGATCGTCGTCTCTCGTCGGTGATCGAGGCAGCCTGGCGGGCGGGTGGAGGCATGGATGCTTGGTTCGAGGCCCTTGATCGCACTTATGAGGCCTGGGTCTGGGCTATTGCAGCTGCAGGGCTGGAGGGCCGATATAGGGATCTGGAGTTAGGGAGCTGGGGAGCGACCTCAGCCCTCAATCGCGAAGATCTGAGCAGCTTCTGCGCTCAGTCTCTGCCGTGGGATCACATTGATACGGGCATTGATAAGAGCTGGCTGGCAGAGGATCTGCAGCGTGCCTTGACGGCAACGGTGGTGCCTGACTGTTCTTTCGAAGGCTGTAGCAGTTGTGGCGTCTGTGGTTCTGAAATGGGTCACAACGAGGTGGTGCCACCGCCGCCTGTGCCAGATCGGCAGCTTCAGAAAACTCCTTTAACGAAGCGAGCCTGTCGCATCCGTCTGCGATTCGCAAAAACTGGTTCGATGGCCCTTCTTAGTCATCTGGATGTCATGCGTCTGCTTGAAAGAGCACTGCGGCGCAGTGGTTTGCCAGTGAGTTACAGCGGTGGGTTTCATTCCCTGCCCCGTTTGCAAATAGCTCTGGCTTTGCCTTTGGGGGTAGAGGCCTTTGGGGAATGGATGGATCTCGAGTTTGTGGAGCCGGTGGAGGCCGAGACCATGCGTCAGCAGCTTCAGGCCACCTTGCCGAAGGGACTCTCTTTGCTTAGTGCGGAATCTGTGCCTGTAGGCGGTAGCAGTCTCTCTCAGTTGCTGGTTGCAGCCTCATGGCGCTTTGATTTGGCTATTGAGTCTGAGAAGCCATCGACGTGGCATCAGTGGCAAGTAGCTGTCGAGTTCTTGAAGGAAGCTCATGAACTGCTGTGGCATGACATTGATAAGAAGGGACGGCCGCGTCAACGAGACTGCCGGCCAGCATTGCGTGAACTTCAACTGTGCAACAGTTGCGAAGAGGGAGGTGAGTCTCTTTGCTTAGACGCCGTTCAACTGCGTCTGGAGGCAAGTATTGATTCGATGGGCCGTAGCCTTAAACCTGTTCAGGTGCAGCATTGGCTTGCAGAGCAGATGGGTGAGCCCTTGCGCATGAGCGGTGTGCAAAGGCAGGAACTCAAGTTGCTGCAGTGTTAG
- a CDS encoding LL-diaminopimelate aminotransferase — protein sequence MVQVNSNYLKLKAGYLFPEIARRIKSFSEANPDAALIRLGIGDVTEPLPLACRNAMKVAIDEMGTNTGFHGYGPEQGYDWLRKAIAKHDFQTKGCQINAEEIFVSDGSKCDSSNILDILGSSNRIAVTDPVYPVYVDSNVMAGRTGDANQSGRYAGLSYLPINAENGFAAKIPSEPVDLIYLCFPNNPTGAVATRAQLQEWVNYARTNSVLILFDAAYEAFIQNPDLPHSIYEIEGARECAIEFRSFSKNAGFTGTRCAFTVVPKGLKGKSDDGSDVELWNLWNRRQSTKFNGVSYIIQRGAEAVYSAQGQGEINALVSFYMRNAAIIRRELTAAGIEVHGGEHAPYVWLKTPDDMDSWGFFDHLLQNAHVVGTPGSGFGAAGEGYFRLSAFNSRVNVDEAMRRIRAL from the coding sequence GTGGTTCAGGTCAACAGCAACTACCTCAAACTCAAGGCGGGATATCTATTCCCCGAAATCGCCAGGCGGATCAAAAGCTTCAGTGAAGCCAACCCGGATGCTGCGCTCATCCGCCTCGGCATCGGCGATGTAACCGAACCTCTGCCACTGGCATGTAGAAACGCGATGAAGGTAGCCATCGACGAGATGGGGACCAACACTGGCTTCCATGGCTATGGCCCTGAGCAGGGCTACGACTGGCTGCGCAAAGCGATCGCCAAGCATGATTTCCAGACCAAAGGCTGTCAGATCAATGCCGAGGAGATCTTTGTCTCCGACGGATCGAAGTGCGACAGCAGCAACATCCTCGACATCCTTGGGAGCAGCAATCGCATCGCCGTTACAGATCCGGTTTATCCGGTCTATGTCGACAGCAACGTGATGGCGGGTCGCACCGGCGACGCCAATCAAAGCGGCCGCTACGCAGGCCTGAGCTACCTGCCAATCAACGCCGAAAATGGGTTTGCAGCCAAGATCCCCTCCGAACCAGTCGATCTGATCTATCTGTGTTTCCCCAACAACCCCACCGGAGCGGTAGCCACAAGAGCCCAGCTCCAGGAGTGGGTGAACTATGCCCGCACCAACAGTGTCTTGATTTTGTTTGACGCTGCCTATGAGGCGTTCATCCAGAACCCCGACCTGCCGCATTCGATCTATGAGATCGAGGGCGCTCGCGAGTGTGCCATCGAATTCAGATCGTTCTCCAAGAATGCTGGATTCACCGGCACCCGTTGCGCCTTCACGGTGGTACCGAAAGGCTTGAAGGGCAAAAGCGACGATGGATCAGATGTGGAACTCTGGAATCTCTGGAACAGGCGCCAAAGCACCAAGTTCAACGGAGTCAGCTACATCATTCAGCGTGGCGCCGAAGCGGTTTACTCCGCCCAAGGCCAGGGAGAGATCAATGCGCTAGTGAGCTTCTACATGAGAAACGCCGCCATCATCCGCAGGGAACTTACGGCCGCCGGGATCGAAGTGCATGGTGGTGAGCATGCGCCCTATGTGTGGCTGAAGACACCAGACGACATGGATTCCTGGGGCTTCTTCGATCATCTGCTCCAAAATGCCCACGTGGTAGGCACCCCAGGCAGCGGTTTCGGTGCTGCAGGCGAAGGCTACTTCCGTCTCTCCGCCTTCAACAGTCGCGTCAATGTAGACGAAGCCATGCGTCGGATCCGTGCCCTCTGA
- the clpS gene encoding ATP-dependent Clp protease adapter ClpS — MAVNAPSPTPGGAAVLEKQTERIRKQSPHYKVLLHNDPVNSMEYVVVTLQQVVPQLSEQDAMAVMLEAHNTGVGLVIVCDLEPAEFYCETLKAKGLTSTLEQES; from the coding sequence ATGGCGGTGAATGCCCCCAGCCCCACTCCCGGTGGTGCCGCCGTCCTCGAAAAGCAAACCGAGCGGATCCGCAAGCAATCGCCTCATTACAAGGTGCTTCTTCACAACGATCCGGTGAACTCCATGGAATACGTGGTGGTCACCCTCCAGCAGGTCGTACCCCAGCTAAGCGAGCAGGACGCCATGGCCGTGATGCTGGAAGCCCATAACACCGGCGTCGGGCTGGTGATCGTCTGCGACCTCGAACCAGCCGAGTTCTACTGCGAAACACTGAAAGCCAAGGGACTGACCAGCACACTGGAACAGGAAAGCTGA
- a CDS encoding CPBP family glutamic-type intramembrane protease, giving the protein MQPTVLFLPGLPLQWRGLLGTLCSALLFLVLLPGWVRARWISQHPWRSLGITGADVGNTLVKPLLLGLAGAGALLLLISVITISGHWGYWLGDLNAEKQLNAILLCLVVGLLEELLFRGWLWGELKLLIGARLALPIQALIFSLVHTRFNIGIWPMLGLLSGLFLLGLVLAIRRRLDHGSLWGCVGLHGGLVGGWFALQSGLIQFSPQSPLWLTGPADNPLGGVVGILAMASLLVYQLTALAKAARPITGARRASSKGATP; this is encoded by the coding sequence ATGCAACCAACTGTCCTTTTCCTGCCAGGACTGCCGCTCCAATGGCGGGGCCTGCTGGGAACCCTCTGCAGTGCACTGCTGTTTCTAGTGCTACTGCCTGGCTGGGTTAGGGCCCGCTGGATCAGCCAACATCCATGGCGCAGCTTGGGCATCACTGGTGCAGACGTTGGCAACACCCTTGTGAAACCCCTGCTCCTCGGATTGGCCGGGGCAGGGGCCCTGCTGCTGCTAATCAGCGTGATCACGATCAGCGGCCATTGGGGCTACTGGCTAGGGGATCTCAACGCCGAGAAACAGCTCAATGCCATTCTGCTCTGCCTCGTCGTGGGCTTGCTGGAAGAGCTGCTATTCCGCGGATGGCTCTGGGGAGAGCTCAAGCTACTGATCGGAGCACGGCTGGCACTGCCCATTCAAGCCCTGATTTTCAGCCTGGTGCACACACGCTTTAACATTGGAATCTGGCCAATGCTCGGCCTGCTGAGCGGGCTGTTCCTACTGGGCCTGGTGCTGGCCATTCGCAGGCGCCTCGACCATGGCTCCCTCTGGGGATGTGTAGGACTGCACGGAGGTTTGGTGGGTGGCTGGTTTGCCCTCCAATCCGGCCTCATCCAATTTTCCCCTCAGTCGCCACTTTGGCTCACCGGGCCAGCTGACAACCCCCTCGGTGGAGTGGTCGGCATCCTGGCGATGGCTTCCTTACTCGTCTATCAGCTCACGGCATTAGCCAAGGCCGCCCGCCCCATCACTGGAGCCCGTAGAGCCTCCTCCAAAGGCGCCACCCCGTAA
- a CDS encoding photosystem II high light acclimation radical SAM protein, with the protein MGSASSFEVSRGFSSQVEERVLLVRLPCNPIFPIGPIYLADHLHKCFPDLPQRILDLAALPVLDVERVLLATIDQFRPTLLVFSWRDIQIYAPVDGRTGNPLQHSFEVFYASNPLRRLRGAFGGLLLMKSHYGELWRNQRLVRHGLLAARRYASHARAVLGGGAVSVFYEQLGRSLPKGTIVSVGEGELLLENLLRGVSLSDQRCFVVGEPVRAGLIHEQPESRPKSACDYDYISSIWPQLNWYLEGGDFYVGVQTKRGCPHNCCYCVYTVVEGKQVRLNPVKEVVAEMRQLYDRGVRGFWFTDAQFIPARRYIEDAKNLLTAIQAEGLNGIRWAAYIRADNLDAELAELMVATGMSYFEIGITSGSQELVRKMRMGYNLRTVLENCRLLVRAGFRQHVSVNYSFNVIDERPETIRQSIAYHRELERIFGPDKVEPAIFFIGLQPHTHLEQYGFEQGLIQPGYNPMSMMPWTARKLLWNPEPMGSIFGRICLEAFETEPGNFGRTVMALLERDYGVAPLEEALRAPVMGRAALANAVS; encoded by the coding sequence ATGGGTTCCGCTTCATCCTTTGAGGTTTCTAGAGGATTTTCCTCGCAGGTAGAGGAGCGTGTGCTGCTGGTGAGGTTGCCCTGCAATCCCATCTTTCCAATTGGGCCGATTTACCTGGCCGATCACCTGCACAAGTGTTTCCCGGATCTTCCTCAACGGATTTTGGATTTGGCTGCTTTGCCTGTGCTGGATGTTGAACGGGTGTTGTTGGCCACGATTGATCAGTTTCGCCCCACCCTGCTGGTTTTTTCTTGGAGAGATATCCAGATCTATGCACCGGTAGATGGCCGCACTGGCAATCCACTGCAGCACTCCTTTGAGGTGTTTTATGCAAGCAATCCTTTGCGACGCCTCCGGGGCGCCTTCGGTGGATTGTTGTTGATGAAAAGCCATTACGGAGAGCTCTGGCGCAATCAGCGACTTGTGCGACATGGGCTGCTAGCTGCTCGTCGCTATGCCAGCCATGCCCGGGCTGTTTTGGGTGGTGGTGCAGTGAGTGTGTTCTATGAGCAACTTGGTCGCTCTTTGCCGAAGGGCACCATCGTGTCGGTGGGGGAAGGGGAGCTCCTGTTGGAGAATTTGCTGCGCGGCGTTTCCCTGAGTGATCAACGCTGTTTTGTGGTGGGTGAGCCAGTACGAGCTGGTCTGATTCATGAGCAGCCTGAAAGTCGTCCTAAATCCGCCTGCGATTACGACTACATCTCATCGATATGGCCTCAGTTGAATTGGTACCTAGAGGGTGGTGACTTCTACGTCGGTGTACAGACCAAGCGGGGCTGTCCCCACAATTGTTGCTATTGCGTTTACACCGTTGTGGAGGGGAAACAGGTACGGCTCAATCCTGTCAAAGAGGTGGTGGCGGAGATGCGCCAGCTTTATGACCGTGGCGTACGTGGCTTTTGGTTCACCGATGCACAGTTCATCCCCGCCCGCCGATACATTGAGGATGCCAAAAATCTTCTGACGGCGATCCAGGCCGAAGGGCTCAATGGAATTCGTTGGGCCGCCTACATCCGTGCCGACAACCTTGATGCCGAGCTTGCGGAGTTGATGGTTGCAACCGGCATGAGTTACTTCGAGATTGGCATTACCTCAGGGTCTCAGGAGCTCGTGCGCAAGATGCGCATGGGGTACAACCTGCGAACTGTGCTTGAGAACTGTCGGCTGTTAGTCCGCGCTGGCTTCCGTCAACACGTGTCGGTGAACTACTCCTTCAACGTGATTGACGAAAGACCGGAAACGATTCGTCAATCCATCGCCTATCACCGCGAGCTGGAACGGATTTTCGGGCCCGACAAGGTAGAGCCTGCCATCTTCTTCATTGGCCTCCAACCTCACACCCATTTGGAGCAGTACGGCTTTGAACAGGGTTTGATTCAGCCCGGCTACAACCCCATGAGCATGATGCCCTGGACGGCTAGGAAGCTGCTCTGGAACCCTGAACCGATGGGAAGCATTTTCGGAAGAATCTGTCTCGAGGCTTTTGAAACTGAGCCTGGCAATTTCGGACGTACCGTGATGGCCTTGCTTGAGCGGGATTACGGGGTGGCGCCTTTGGAGGAGGCTCTACGGGCTCCAGTGATGGGGCGGGCGGCCTTGGCTAATGCCGTGAGCTGA